The Amycolatopsis mongoliensis genome includes a window with the following:
- a CDS encoding ABC-F family ATP-binding cassette domain-containing protein produces MITATGLELRAGSRILLDGATVRIQPGDRIGLVGRNGAGKTTSLKVLAGEGEPHAGEVRRTGELGYLPQDPREGDLSVTAKDRVLSARGLDKLMRDMEKAQVSMAELVDDAARDKAINRYARLEERFSSLGGYAAESEAARICSNLGLADRILAQTLQTLSGGQRRRVELARILFAAAEAGAGGKSETILLLDEPTNHLDADSINWLRGFLKQHDGGLVVISHDVELLADVVNKVWFLDATRGELDLYNMGWQRYLDARATDEKRRRRERANAEKKASALQQQAAKLGAKATKAVAAKNMARRAEQMLSALDETRVADKVARIKFPDPAPCGRTPLTAEGLSKSYGSLEIFTGVDLAIDRGSKVVVLGLNGAGKTTLLRLLGGMETPDTGEIVPGHGMRLGYYAQEHETLDHDASVWENIRHLSPDTGAQELRNLLGSFLFTGEQLDQPAGTLSGGEKTRLALAGLVSSAANVLLLDEPTNNLDPASRAQVLDALRSFSGAVVLVTHDPGAVEALEPERVILLPDGTEDHWSADYLELVQLA; encoded by the coding sequence TTGATCACGGCCACCGGCCTTGAGCTGCGCGCGGGTTCGCGCATCCTGCTCGATGGCGCCACCGTCCGCATCCAGCCCGGCGACCGCATCGGCCTCGTCGGCCGCAACGGCGCGGGCAAGACCACCTCGCTGAAGGTCCTCGCCGGCGAAGGCGAGCCGCACGCGGGCGAGGTCCGCCGCACCGGCGAGCTCGGCTACCTGCCACAGGACCCGCGCGAAGGTGATCTTTCGGTCACCGCGAAGGACCGCGTGCTTTCCGCGCGTGGTCTCGACAAGCTGATGCGCGACATGGAGAAGGCGCAGGTGTCGATGGCCGAGCTCGTCGACGACGCCGCGCGTGACAAGGCCATCAACCGCTACGCCCGGCTCGAGGAGCGGTTCTCCTCGCTGGGCGGGTACGCCGCGGAGAGCGAAGCCGCGCGGATCTGCTCGAACCTCGGCCTGGCCGACCGGATCCTGGCGCAGACGCTGCAGACGCTCTCCGGCGGGCAGCGCCGCCGCGTCGAGCTGGCGCGGATCCTGTTCGCCGCGGCCGAAGCCGGCGCGGGCGGCAAGTCCGAGACGATCCTGCTGCTCGACGAGCCGACCAACCACCTCGACGCCGACTCCATCAACTGGCTGCGCGGGTTCCTCAAGCAGCACGACGGCGGCCTGGTCGTGATCAGCCACGACGTCGAGCTGCTGGCCGACGTCGTCAACAAGGTGTGGTTCCTCGACGCCACCCGTGGCGAGCTCGACCTGTACAACATGGGCTGGCAGCGCTATCTCGACGCGCGCGCGACCGACGAGAAGCGCCGCCGCCGCGAGCGTGCCAACGCCGAGAAGAAGGCCTCGGCACTGCAGCAGCAGGCCGCGAAGCTCGGCGCGAAGGCGACGAAGGCCGTGGCGGCCAAGAACATGGCGCGCCGCGCGGAGCAGATGCTGTCCGCCCTCGACGAGACCCGGGTGGCCGACAAGGTCGCCCGGATCAAGTTCCCGGACCCCGCGCCGTGCGGCCGCACGCCGCTCACCGCGGAGGGACTGTCGAAGTCCTACGGCTCGCTCGAAATCTTCACCGGCGTCGACCTCGCCATCGACCGCGGCTCGAAGGTCGTCGTACTCGGGCTGAACGGCGCGGGAAAGACCACTTTGCTCCGGCTCCTCGGCGGAATGGAAACCCCGGACACCGGTGAGATCGTGCCGGGTCACGGAATGCGTTTGGGCTATTACGCACAGGAACACGAAACTCTTGATCATGATGCGTCGGTGTGGGAAAACATCCGACATCTCTCACCGGACACCGGTGCTCAGGAGTTGCGGAACCTGCTCGGTTCGTTCCTCTTCACCGGCGAACAACTCGACCAGCCCGCCGGCACGCTTTCCGGCGGCGAGAAGACCCGGCTCGCGCTGGCGGGCCTGGTCTCCAGTGCTGCCAACGTGTTGCTCCTCGACGAGCCGACCAACAACCTCGACCCGGCCAGCCGTGCCCAGGTCCTGGACGCTTTGCGCAGCTTCTCGGGCGCCGTCGTCCTGGTGACGCACGACCCCGGCGCGGTCGAGGCGCTGGAGCCCGAGCGGGTCATCCTGCTGCCCGACGGCACCGAGGATCACTGGTCGGCGGACTATCTGGAACTTGTCCAGCTTGCGTGA
- a CDS encoding helix-turn-helix domain-containing protein yields the protein MADLKKGARITGNTRDKLAADLKKKYEKGSSIRALAESTGRSYGFVHRVLSESGVQLRGRGGATRVKKK from the coding sequence GTGGCTGATCTCAAGAAAGGCGCGCGGATCACCGGCAACACGCGCGACAAGCTGGCCGCTGACCTCAAGAAGAAATACGAGAAGGGGTCGAGCATCCGGGCGCTCGCGGAGTCCACAGGGCGTTCCTACGGGTTCGTCCACCGGGTGCTGTCGGAGTCCGGAGTCCAGCTGCGGGGGCGCGGCGGGGCGACCAGGGTCAAGAAGAAGTAG
- a CDS encoding glycosyltransferase 87 family protein: MGRAPAWRRAARLFTAPAQAPGLAALRWDLGFYLACLAFALPTALKSEFYGYRVWGTFATVAYGLGALHSGWLLLSARTGRTPRGVLGSRWCGIAAVALLAMILPLLLLVIRRLTGVDWLITPFSWAAQPEVWVIERSADLLLHHGTPYVDVTALGRAPEVNDYTPYGPVMAVFGLPRALAGGTPLGDALTDARWMFALAACACVLGTLKLLKWPKVPVGAAQLALACPLTALTWAVAGPDLAIVGLLVLACALAATGRAAWSGLVLALVVSAKLIVAPAAAVLAVFVLVRRGWVRRKTGLDWPAVGRFASALVATTAALHLPVYLVDPAAFVEHVFRFPLGMGVVRSPAASPLPGHLIAETGPVGQVAAFALVGAAAVAMVVWLVRRPPANGSGALLRIAVGLGALILLTPATRYGYLVYPLVLLGAHLTFRVAEAPTAPPAQQSSTTSS; encoded by the coding sequence GTGGGCCGGGCGCCCGCATGGCGGCGCGCGGCACGGCTCTTCACGGCACCCGCACAGGCTCCCGGCCTCGCCGCACTGCGCTGGGACCTCGGCTTTTACCTCGCCTGCCTCGCCTTCGCGCTGCCGACGGCGCTCAAGTCCGAGTTCTACGGCTACCGGGTCTGGGGCACCTTCGCGACGGTCGCGTACGGCTTGGGCGCGCTGCACAGCGGCTGGCTGCTGCTGTCCGCACGAACCGGGCGTACGCCACGCGGCGTACTCGGCTCACGCTGGTGCGGGATCGCCGCGGTCGCGCTGTTGGCAATGATCCTTCCGTTGCTGCTTCTGGTGATCCGCCGACTGACCGGAGTGGACTGGCTGATCACGCCCTTCTCGTGGGCCGCGCAGCCCGAGGTCTGGGTGATCGAGCGGTCCGCGGATCTGCTGCTGCACCACGGAACCCCGTACGTCGACGTCACCGCGCTCGGCCGGGCGCCGGAGGTCAACGACTACACCCCCTACGGCCCGGTGATGGCGGTCTTCGGCCTGCCCCGCGCGCTGGCCGGCGGCACCCCGCTGGGCGACGCGCTCACCGACGCCCGCTGGATGTTCGCCCTGGCCGCCTGCGCGTGCGTGCTGGGCACGCTGAAACTGCTGAAGTGGCCGAAGGTCCCGGTCGGCGCGGCCCAGCTCGCGCTGGCCTGCCCGCTCACCGCGCTCACCTGGGCGGTCGCCGGGCCGGACCTGGCGATCGTCGGGTTGCTGGTGCTCGCCTGCGCGCTCGCCGCGACCGGGCGGGCCGCCTGGTCGGGCCTGGTGCTGGCGCTGGTCGTCAGCGCGAAGCTCATCGTCGCGCCCGCGGCCGCGGTCCTGGCGGTGTTCGTGCTGGTACGCCGAGGCTGGGTTCGCCGCAAAACAGGGCTCGACTGGCCCGCGGTGGGGCGGTTCGCGTCAGCGCTGGTGGCCACCACCGCCGCGCTGCACCTGCCCGTGTACCTCGTGGACCCGGCGGCGTTCGTGGAGCACGTCTTCCGCTTTCCCCTCGGGATGGGCGTCGTGCGGTCGCCCGCGGCGAGCCCGCTGCCAGGCCACCTGATCGCCGAAACCGGCCCGGTGGGCCAGGTGGCGGCGTTCGCACTCGTCGGCGCCGCGGCCGTGGCGATGGTCGTCTGGCTGGTGCGCCGGCCCCCCGCGAACGGCTCCGGCGCACTGCTGCGCATCGCCGTCGGACTCGGCGCGTTGATCCTGCTCACCCCGGCCACCCGCTACGGCTACCTGGTGTACCCGCTGGTCCTGCTCGGGGCCCACCTGACGTTCCGCGTGGCCGAAGCTCCCACTGCGCCCCCCGCGCAGCAGTCCTCGACTACTTCTTCTTGA